A portion of the Adhaeribacter radiodurans genome contains these proteins:
- a CDS encoding sugar phosphate isomerase/epimerase family protein → MINRRDFLKQAGSVALGATALPFLTHAGTLAKPKNAGIQLYTVRKELEADVKGTLKKLATIGYKELESARSAKGNYYGFGPKEFKKIIQDLGMNLRSGHVHLDKDWQKTVADAAETGQQYLICSSLPTEGQTISNYQKIAEQFNKAGEECKKAGIQFGYHNHEYEFEKVEGKVLYDLLLAETDPNLVTWELDLGWVVATGHDPIDYFTRYPRRFPLWHLKDMKKEEPVSTEFGKGSLDIAKLFQNADKSGLKYYFVEQEEYSGDPMESVKHNFNYLQKLKA, encoded by the coding sequence ATGATAAATCGTCGGGATTTTTTGAAACAAGCTGGCTCCGTTGCTTTAGGAGCAACTGCCCTTCCTTTTCTAACCCATGCTGGCACTCTGGCTAAGCCTAAAAACGCCGGAATCCAGTTATACACGGTCCGGAAAGAACTGGAAGCAGACGTAAAAGGCACTCTTAAAAAACTGGCCACTATCGGCTATAAAGAGTTAGAATCGGCTCGTAGTGCTAAAGGCAATTACTACGGCTTTGGTCCTAAAGAATTTAAAAAAATTATTCAGGACTTAGGCATGAACCTACGCAGCGGGCACGTGCACCTGGATAAAGATTGGCAAAAAACCGTAGCCGATGCCGCCGAAACGGGTCAGCAATATTTAATTTGTTCCTCGTTGCCCACTGAAGGCCAGACTATTAGTAATTACCAAAAAATAGCTGAGCAATTTAATAAAGCCGGCGAAGAATGTAAAAAAGCCGGAATCCAGTTTGGTTACCACAACCACGAGTACGAGTTTGAGAAAGTAGAAGGCAAAGTATTGTACGACCTACTATTAGCCGAAACAGATCCAAATTTAGTAACCTGGGAATTAGATTTAGGCTGGGTAGTAGCTACCGGTCACGATCCGATTGACTATTTTACCCGGTATCCCCGTCGCTTTCCGTTGTGGCATTTAAAAGACATGAAGAAGGAGGAGCCGGTAAGTACCGAATTTGGAAAAGGTAGCCTGGATATTGCCAAGCTTTTCCAGAACGCCGACAAATCGGGTTTAAAATACTACTTTGTTGAGCAGGAAGAATATTCCGGCGATCCGATGGAAAGTGTAAAACATAATTTTAACTACCTGCAAAAGTTAAAAGCATAA
- a CDS encoding cation-translocating P-type ATPase yields the protein MESWYASTTEELLTTLRSSAKGISEEEASLRLQQYGANKLMDSKRKSPIKMLFQQFTEVMVLILIAAALLSLFLGKTTEAVAILAIVLLFGLLGFFQEYQAENAMAALNQLVVPTVRVRRNGVVKELPATELVPGDIVEFEAGNVIPADLRLLESFNLKIQEAALTGESEPVDKISKPIVKENLPLGDRTNLAYMGTIVSYGRGIGVTVATGMATELGKIANLISAVATTKTPLQEKLDKLGKLLALVGVIAALIIFMAGILKGVAWPEMFLTAVSVAVAVIPEGLPAVVTITLAIGGQRMLKHNALIRKLPAVETLGSVTVICSDKTGTLTQNKMTVTVVDLPDNTVEFKNSGLEIVNQQTATALDFTLAVSVLCNDATLEVDGNEPNSEKVLGDPTETALLVAGAQRNIYKQELYQTFPRINEIPFDSVRKKMSTIHRAVGNLPGCLSFLQKADRVVFTKGAPDSIIDISEFIWVNNNRVPLTDEWKKRVKQANTRLAQQGIRVLGFAFRVLDEAHTTDLEKELTFIGLMGMIDPPRLEVKSAVAKCKAAGIRPVMITGDHPLTATAIATALDFNSQSEAVSGEMLQKINENQLQTLSAKTAVYARVSPEDKLKIVEALQKTGHVVAMTGDGVNDSPALKKADIGVAMGITGTDVAKEAADMVLLDDNFSTIVAAVEEGRVIFTNLRRFIKFSLAGNIGKVIIMLVAPFFGMTIALRPLQLLWLNLLTDGLLGLGLGTEPAEEGIMNRPPRNPEKGALSKRDFLQLGIVGIVIAAITLGLAVFYYNPQQPNDLTWQTMIFATVGFAQVFQAISLRSFAYSPFSLFTNPLMTLVVISTILLQVAVIYIPFMKSFFGLVPLPAKDLLISLAAGSIIFFVIALDRKRRKRESA from the coding sequence ATGGAGAGTTGGTATGCTAGTACAACCGAAGAGCTTTTAACAACGCTTCGTTCTTCGGCCAAAGGTATTTCGGAGGAAGAAGCAAGTCTGCGTTTGCAACAATACGGAGCAAATAAGCTAATGGATAGCAAGCGAAAAAGCCCTATAAAAATGCTTTTTCAGCAGTTTACCGAAGTAATGGTACTAATATTAATAGCGGCGGCCTTGCTCTCCCTGTTTCTGGGTAAAACTACGGAAGCAGTAGCCATATTAGCCATTGTTCTGTTATTTGGTTTACTAGGTTTTTTCCAGGAATACCAAGCCGAAAATGCCATGGCGGCTCTTAATCAATTGGTTGTTCCAACGGTAAGAGTACGGCGCAACGGTGTAGTTAAAGAACTACCCGCCACCGAATTGGTTCCGGGAGATATAGTAGAATTTGAAGCCGGAAATGTTATTCCCGCCGATTTGCGCCTGCTGGAATCCTTTAACCTGAAAATCCAAGAAGCAGCCTTAACCGGAGAATCCGAGCCAGTAGATAAAATTTCGAAACCAATAGTAAAAGAAAACTTACCCCTAGGCGACCGCACCAATCTGGCCTACATGGGAACTATTGTTTCTTACGGCCGAGGCATTGGCGTTACAGTAGCTACCGGAATGGCCACAGAATTAGGGAAAATAGCCAATCTTATTAGTGCCGTTGCCACCACTAAAACCCCGTTGCAGGAAAAACTAGACAAATTAGGAAAACTGTTGGCTCTGGTGGGAGTTATAGCTGCCTTAATAATTTTTATGGCCGGCATATTAAAGGGCGTAGCTTGGCCAGAAATGTTCCTGACCGCCGTAAGCGTAGCTGTAGCCGTTATTCCGGAAGGATTACCAGCAGTAGTAACCATTACTCTTGCTATTGGCGGCCAAAGAATGCTCAAACATAATGCGCTCATCCGCAAATTGCCCGCCGTCGAAACGCTCGGTTCGGTTACCGTAATCTGCTCCGATAAAACCGGTACCCTTACGCAAAATAAAATGACCGTAACCGTGGTTGATTTACCCGATAATACGGTTGAGTTCAAGAATTCTGGTTTAGAAATAGTAAATCAACAAACTGCCACTGCCCTCGATTTTACCCTTGCTGTTTCGGTTTTGTGCAATGATGCTACGCTGGAAGTAGATGGTAATGAACCCAACTCAGAAAAAGTTTTAGGTGACCCCACCGAAACTGCTTTGCTGGTAGCCGGCGCTCAAAGAAATATATACAAACAAGAACTCTATCAAACATTTCCGCGGATTAATGAAATTCCCTTCGATAGCGTTAGAAAAAAAATGTCCACTATTCACCGGGCGGTTGGTAATTTACCTGGCTGTTTAAGCTTTTTGCAAAAGGCTGATCGGGTAGTATTTACTAAAGGCGCGCCGGATTCGATTATAGATATTTCTGAATTTATCTGGGTAAATAATAACCGCGTACCTTTAACGGACGAGTGGAAAAAAAGAGTTAAACAAGCCAATACCCGTTTAGCCCAGCAAGGAATCCGGGTTTTAGGTTTTGCCTTTCGGGTCTTGGACGAAGCTCATACAACTGACCTGGAAAAAGAACTGACTTTTATTGGTTTAATGGGCATGATTGACCCACCTCGGTTAGAAGTAAAATCGGCCGTTGCCAAATGTAAAGCTGCGGGTATCCGGCCGGTTATGATTACAGGCGACCATCCTTTAACGGCTACTGCTATTGCCACTGCCTTAGATTTCAATTCTCAATCAGAAGCAGTATCCGGAGAAATGTTGCAAAAGATTAATGAAAATCAGCTGCAAACCTTATCCGCTAAAACTGCCGTTTACGCGCGGGTTTCGCCGGAAGATAAGTTAAAAATTGTGGAGGCGCTGCAAAAAACCGGTCATGTAGTAGCTATGACCGGCGATGGCGTAAATGACTCACCCGCCTTAAAAAAAGCAGACATTGGCGTGGCTATGGGTATAACCGGCACAGATGTAGCCAAAGAAGCCGCCGATATGGTTTTACTAGACGATAATTTCTCTACTATTGTGGCAGCGGTAGAAGAAGGAAGGGTAATATTTACTAATCTGCGCCGGTTTATTAAATTTTCCCTGGCCGGTAACATCGGGAAAGTAATTATAATGCTGGTGGCACCTTTTTTCGGCATGACCATCGCCCTCCGGCCTTTGCAGCTTTTATGGTTGAATCTGCTAACGGATGGTTTATTGGGCCTAGGGTTGGGAACAGAACCCGCTGAAGAAGGTATTATGAACCGGCCACCTCGCAATCCGGAGAAAGGGGCGCTTAGTAAAAGAGATTTTCTACAATTAGGTATTGTCGGAATTGTTATCGCGGCTATTACTTTAGGCTTAGCTGTATTTTACTACAATCCCCAACAACCAAATGATTTAACCTGGCAAACCATGATTTTTGCTACAGTAGGTTTTGCTCAAGTATTTCAGGCAATTTCCCTGCGGTCGTTTGCGTACTCTCCTTTTTCACTATTTACTAATCCTTTAATGACTTTGGTAGTTATTAGTACCATTTTATTGCAAGTGGCGGTTATCTACATTCCTTTTATGAAAAGCTTTTTTGGCCTGGTGCCTTTACCTGCCAAAGATTTACTTATTTCGCTGGCGGCAGGAAGTATCATTTTCTTTGTAATTGCCTTAGACCGAAAGCGCCGTAAAAGAGAATCAGCTTAA
- a CDS encoding LytR/AlgR family response regulator transcription factor encodes MKIFIIEDETVAAQRMLEMVREIVPQAKINGPADSIEESVQFLRTHPMPDLILMDIELVDGQSFEIFGEVEVTCPVIFTTAYDEFALQAFKVHSIDYLLKPIQREDLQKSLRKFQQLQQVYSKPQPFNMDELLQELRRTTAPASHPQREHFLVRQGQRLISISTPDIAYFYSEDRVTFLKTHDGRFFSLDYPLEEVEQQVDSTKFFRASRQYLVQRRAISDVFVHFNGKYKLALKPTANEDVYVSRDRAPDFKKWLGA; translated from the coding sequence ATGAAAATTTTTATTATCGAAGATGAAACCGTAGCTGCCCAACGCATGCTGGAAATGGTACGTGAAATTGTTCCGCAAGCCAAAATAAACGGCCCGGCAGATAGCATCGAAGAAAGTGTGCAGTTTTTGCGCACTCACCCTATGCCCGATTTAATTTTAATGGATATTGAACTGGTAGATGGGCAAAGCTTTGAAATTTTCGGGGAAGTAGAGGTAACCTGTCCGGTAATTTTTACCACGGCTTACGATGAATTTGCCTTACAAGCTTTTAAAGTGCACAGCATTGATTACTTACTAAAACCTATTCAGCGCGAAGATTTACAAAAAAGCTTACGTAAGTTTCAGCAGTTACAACAGGTATACAGTAAGCCACAGCCCTTTAACATGGACGAATTGCTTCAGGAATTACGCCGGACTACTGCTCCCGCCAGCCATCCGCAACGCGAGCATTTTCTGGTACGTCAGGGTCAGCGCCTTATTTCTATCAGCACCCCGGACATTGCCTATTTTTACAGCGAAGACCGGGTCACTTTTTTAAAAACCCACGATGGCCGCTTTTTTTCCTTGGATTACCCTCTGGAAGAAGTAGAACAACAAGTAGATAGCACCAAATTTTTCCGGGCCAGCCGCCAGTATTTAGTACAACGCCGGGCAATTAGCGATGTGTTTGTTCATTTTAACGGCAAATACAAACTGGCATTAAAGCCAACGGCCAACGAAGACGTGTACGTGAGCCGCGACCGGGCACCTGATTTCAAAAAATGGCTCGGAGCTTAG
- a CDS encoding YoaK family protein — translation MFRHRGKSRTFTHNLKLASLLSFVAGIVNVSGLFAVQRLTTNVTGHFAFFADELVRNNFEQSIIYLLFIIAFFLGAFCSNLLIELISRMDERFINSIPVGLEIFILSFVAFLATPTIRAQVNTVACLLLFAMGLQNALVTSISNSIVRTTHLTGLFTDLGIELSQLFFYKRNDQQKKLHSSIKLRLTIIFFFFFGGVSGGYGFLLIGVKVLLIAVGLLTGALIYDYIKFKIVRIKRKYLR, via the coding sequence ATGTTTCGGCACAGGGGTAAGAGCAGAACGTTCACTCACAACCTAAAACTGGCGTCTTTATTATCTTTTGTTGCTGGTATTGTTAATGTAAGCGGACTTTTCGCTGTGCAAAGACTAACCACTAACGTAACAGGGCATTTTGCCTTCTTTGCTGACGAACTGGTTAGAAATAATTTTGAACAGAGCATTATTTACTTACTTTTCATCATCGCTTTTTTTCTCGGTGCTTTTTGCTCCAATCTGCTGATAGAGCTTATTTCTAGAATGGATGAGCGCTTTATCAACTCCATCCCTGTTGGATTAGAAATTTTCATTCTGTCCTTTGTTGCTTTCCTTGCCACGCCAACAATTCGGGCTCAGGTAAATACCGTTGCTTGTTTGCTATTATTTGCAATGGGGCTGCAAAATGCATTGGTTACATCAATATCAAATTCAATTGTAAGAACTACACACTTAACTGGGCTTTTTACCGATTTAGGTATCGAGCTCTCACAACTTTTCTTTTATAAAAGGAATGATCAGCAAAAAAAGCTTCACTCCTCTATAAAACTACGACTTACCATTATCTTCTTTTTCTTCTTTGGAGGTGTGAGTGGAGGGTATGGTTTTTTATTGATTGGAGTTAAAGTCTTGTTAATAGCTGTTGGCTTATTGACTGGTGCGCTCATTTACGATTACATCAAGTTCAAAATTGTAAGGATAAAAAGAAAATACCTTCGTTAA
- a CDS encoding transposase, which translates to MAVLSEDKINRWIVPYLSQGKRGSKLQVAPAAIISGILYRLKTGCQWRELPLKEIFTGPTISWQGVYHHFRKWVNDGSFKNVWLGLLKSQRCLLDLSGVQLDGSQTICKQGGECIGYQNRKAANSCNSLFLADNKGQMLACSLPVSGAHHDLYEIEVVFKELCNLLKEAGIETKGLFLNADAGFDSQAFRSICSEMKIEANIATNPRNGQITDEYIYFDEQLFKQRNAIERANAWMDSFKALLIRFETKALHWFVLILIAFSVLFIRKIPNKPKL; encoded by the coding sequence ATGGCAGTATTAAGCGAAGATAAAATAAATCGGTGGATAGTTCCATATTTGAGCCAAGGAAAGAGAGGCAGTAAATTACAAGTAGCACCAGCAGCCATTATTTCAGGTATTTTATATCGGTTGAAAACAGGCTGTCAATGGCGAGAGTTACCCCTAAAAGAAATATTTACTGGCCCAACCATTAGCTGGCAAGGCGTGTATCATCATTTTCGAAAGTGGGTAAATGATGGGAGTTTTAAGAATGTATGGCTTGGCCTACTAAAAAGCCAGCGTTGCTTACTAGATTTATCAGGTGTTCAGTTAGATGGTAGTCAGACTATCTGTAAGCAGGGAGGGGAATGCATTGGTTATCAAAACAGGAAAGCGGCCAATAGTTGCAATAGCCTGTTTTTAGCTGATAACAAAGGGCAGATGCTGGCTTGTAGTTTACCAGTATCAGGAGCCCACCATGACTTGTATGAGATTGAAGTAGTATTTAAAGAATTATGTAATTTATTGAAAGAAGCAGGTATTGAAACTAAAGGTTTATTCTTAAATGCCGATGCCGGATTTGATTCCCAAGCTTTTAGAAGTATATGTTCAGAAATGAAAATAGAAGCTAATATTGCCACTAATCCCAGGAATGGCCAAATCACGGATGAATATATTTATTTTGATGAACAACTCTTTAAGCAGAGAAATGCCATTGAAAGAGCTAACGCCTGGATGGACAGCTTCAAAGCTTTGCTCATTCGATTCGAAACCAAAGCACTACACTGGTTCGTGCTTATTTTAATTGCTTTCTCCGTCTTATTTATTCGTAAAATCCCTAATAAACCAAAACTCTAA
- a CDS encoding formylglycine-generating enzyme family protein, translating to MNLHKVITSGAVTVFFLVAAGFTNKQSPANSTIPSFQEDKFEAYRETIPGTKITFELVPVKGGEFMMGSPATEAKRKPDEGPQHKIKIEPFWMGKYEVTWDEFEIFVYKEIEKQSMNASSMAATGPSDAVSRPSPPYLDMTFGMGKSGFPAINMTQFGALTYCKWLTAKTGHFYRLPTEAEWEYACRAGSTTAYSFGDDPAGLEEYGWNFNNSNAGTKKVGSKKPNAWGLYDMHGNVAEWTLDQYDPNFYAQFAKTTATNPWLKPTKLYAHSLRGGSWDDDPDALRSAARQFSKPVWKQRDPQIPKSQWWFTDASFVGFRVVRPVKQPSAEEIAKYWSEPIKDYGS from the coding sequence ATGAATTTACACAAAGTTATAACATCCGGCGCAGTAACCGTTTTCTTTTTGGTAGCTGCCGGGTTCACAAACAAACAATCTCCCGCAAATTCTACTATTCCTTCCTTTCAAGAAGATAAATTTGAGGCTTACCGCGAAACCATTCCAGGTACTAAGATTACCTTTGAGTTAGTACCTGTTAAAGGGGGCGAATTTATGATGGGTAGCCCAGCTACCGAAGCAAAACGCAAACCCGACGAAGGTCCGCAGCACAAAATAAAAATTGAGCCTTTCTGGATGGGTAAATACGAAGTAACCTGGGATGAGTTTGAGATTTTTGTGTACAAAGAAATTGAAAAACAGTCCATGAACGCGTCTTCCATGGCTGCAACGGGTCCTTCTGATGCCGTATCGCGGCCTAGTCCGCCGTACCTGGATATGACATTTGGGATGGGGAAAAGCGGCTTCCCGGCCATTAACATGACCCAGTTTGGGGCACTTACCTATTGCAAATGGCTTACTGCTAAAACCGGCCATTTTTATCGTTTGCCCACCGAAGCGGAGTGGGAATACGCCTGCCGGGCCGGATCTACTACCGCGTATTCTTTCGGCGATGATCCTGCCGGATTAGAGGAATACGGTTGGAACTTTAACAACAGCAACGCCGGTACTAAAAAGGTAGGTAGTAAAAAGCCTAATGCCTGGGGATTATATGATATGCACGGCAACGTAGCCGAGTGGACCCTGGACCAATACGATCCCAACTTTTACGCCCAATTTGCGAAAACAACAGCTACTAATCCTTGGTTAAAGCCAACTAAGTTATACGCCCATTCGCTCCGCGGCGGCTCCTGGGACGATGACCCGGATGCGCTTCGCAGTGCGGCCCGCCAGTTCTCGAAGCCCGTTTGGAAGCAACGCGATCCGCAAATTCCGAAAAGCCAATGGTGGTTTACCGATGCCTCTTTTGTTGGTTTCCGGGTGGTAAGACCGGTTAAACAGCCCTCCGCCGAAGAAATAGCCAAGTACTGGTCAGAACCCATTAAAGATTATGGCTCCTGA
- a CDS encoding Gfo/Idh/MocA family protein codes for MSEEKDLNTTFPHLSRRGFFKGSAALLGGALMSQLPFETNAYARYGADDTIKVALIGCGGRGTGAAIQALSTQGKVKLVAMADAFRDRLDESFTAISTKFPDKSRFDVSEKNKFVGFDAYKKAIPLADVVILATPPGFRPIHFEEAVNAGKHIFMEKPVATDAPGVRKVLAAAEIAKKKNLNVVVGLQRRYQNAYLETIKRINDGSIGDITSAQAYWHNAGVWVRPRKPEQTEMEYQMRNWYYFNWLCGDHILEQHIHNIDVVNWVKDGYPVSAQGMGGRQVRNGKDHGEIYDHHYVEFTYADGTIFNSQCRHQPGTMNRVEEVFVGTKGRATLSGDGKGIVTDLKGGSIYNHRSKNDPDPYQTEHDKLFAAIRSGNVINNAEYGAKSTMTAILGRNATYSGQVIKWDDALNTQLSIMPEKFAWDAPTPTKPDANGNYPIPTPGVTRVI; via the coding sequence ATGAGCGAAGAAAAAGACCTCAATACTACGTTTCCCCATCTTTCCCGGCGGGGTTTCTTTAAAGGCTCAGCGGCCCTTTTAGGGGGAGCGCTAATGAGTCAACTTCCGTTCGAAACCAATGCCTATGCCCGCTACGGTGCCGATGATACCATTAAAGTGGCGTTAATTGGTTGTGGAGGCCGGGGTACAGGTGCGGCCATTCAGGCATTGAGTACGCAAGGCAAAGTAAAGTTAGTAGCTATGGCCGATGCCTTCCGCGACCGCTTAGACGAAAGCTTTACCGCTATTTCTACTAAGTTTCCGGATAAAAGCCGGTTCGATGTTTCAGAAAAAAATAAGTTTGTGGGTTTTGATGCCTACAAAAAAGCAATTCCTTTAGCCGACGTAGTTATTCTGGCTACTCCTCCGGGTTTCCGTCCGATTCATTTCGAAGAAGCCGTGAATGCAGGCAAGCACATTTTCATGGAAAAACCAGTAGCTACCGATGCACCTGGAGTTCGGAAAGTATTAGCTGCTGCGGAAATAGCTAAAAAGAAAAATTTAAATGTGGTAGTAGGTTTACAGCGTCGTTACCAAAATGCCTACCTCGAAACCATTAAACGTATAAACGATGGCTCCATTGGTGATATAACCAGTGCCCAGGCCTATTGGCATAATGCCGGCGTATGGGTACGTCCCCGGAAACCAGAACAAACTGAAATGGAATACCAAATGCGCAACTGGTATTACTTTAACTGGCTGTGCGGCGACCATATTTTAGAGCAACATATTCATAATATTGACGTAGTAAATTGGGTAAAAGATGGTTATCCGGTATCAGCTCAGGGGATGGGCGGACGCCAGGTTCGTAATGGTAAAGACCACGGCGAAATTTATGACCACCACTACGTAGAGTTTACTTACGCGGATGGTACCATCTTTAACAGCCAATGCCGCCACCAGCCTGGTACTATGAACCGGGTAGAGGAAGTGTTTGTAGGAACAAAAGGACGTGCTACGCTCTCCGGCGATGGAAAAGGTATTGTTACTGACTTAAAAGGAGGTTCAATTTACAACCACCGTTCTAAAAACGACCCGGATCCGTATCAAACCGAACACGACAAATTATTTGCAGCCATCCGGAGCGGTAACGTTATTAATAATGCCGAATATGGCGCAAAAAGCACCATGACCGCGATTTTAGGCCGCAATGCTACTTATTCTGGCCAGGTTATTAAATGGGATGATGCTTTAAATACCCAATTAAGCATTATGCCGGAAAAATTTGCCTGGGATGCCCCAACACCTACTAAACCAGATGCGAACGGAAATTACCCAATTCCAACTCCAGGTGTTACCCGCGTTATCTAA
- a CDS encoding NAD(P)-dependent oxidoreductase: MKSKIKIAVLGGTGKAGKYLVNQLLAQGIPFKALVRNPEKFNIVNPLIEVVPGDVQDYESIYTLVAGCQAVISTLGLGQPPSEPTLFSQATTHLLRAMQAHQIKRYILITGLNVNTPFDKKGTKTQYATDWMYTHYPKSTQDKQLEYTILSASNLNWTLVRLPLIEQTDERREIKVSMEDCPGDKISATDLACFLIEQLNSDTYLRQAPFIANS, translated from the coding sequence ATGAAATCAAAAATAAAAATAGCCGTATTAGGCGGCACTGGTAAAGCCGGAAAATACCTGGTTAACCAACTCCTTGCGCAAGGCATTCCTTTTAAAGCTCTCGTCCGAAACCCGGAAAAATTTAACATAGTAAACCCTTTAATCGAAGTTGTACCCGGCGATGTCCAAGATTATGAAAGTATTTATACTTTAGTGGCGGGCTGTCAGGCAGTAATCAGCACTTTGGGCTTAGGTCAGCCACCCAGCGAACCTACCTTATTCAGCCAGGCTACTACCCACCTATTACGTGCCATGCAGGCGCATCAAATTAAACGGTACATACTTATAACTGGTCTGAATGTAAACACTCCCTTTGATAAAAAAGGCACAAAAACTCAATACGCAACCGATTGGATGTACACCCATTATCCTAAAAGTACGCAGGATAAGCAATTAGAGTATACTATTTTATCGGCTAGTAATCTAAATTGGACCTTGGTTCGATTACCCTTAATTGAGCAAACGGATGAAAGAAGGGAAATAAAAGTCAGCATGGAAGATTGCCCAGGAGATAAGATTAGCGCTACCGACTTAGCCTGTTTTTTAATTGAGCAGTTGAATTCGGATACTTACCTGAGGCAAGCTCCTTTTATTGCTAATAGTTAA
- a CDS encoding sensor histidine kinase, with protein sequence MNISSLFCNKPTLRPNPLKLIHSYRVRLIGILVMALLRFSLFGTVTISTEGKLSLAGVLDNILLASLLIWETSRAVVLYTHRRYALQLSIKRFSLEVLGVFIANGVFYSAQLIMHEGLQALKKTNPLFILYGLFYTFLYGVLVAAFYELLFYMEAWKKATQEAEELKKINLLVQLESLKNQVKPHFLFNSLNTLTALVEKDKAQAVKFIAELAQVYRYLLQSNEKELIALVQELQFTQAYFFLLRTRFGEGISLRVEVEEDLHSCLIPPLTLQILLENAMKHNQISARKPLIITIHGEAGEWLVIQNNLQPKRGIIASNGMGLANIAAKYKILNQPEVIILKEVDFFTVKVPLIKAEAA encoded by the coding sequence ATGAATATAAGCTCCTTATTTTGTAATAAACCAACCCTCCGCCCCAACCCGTTGAAACTTATTCATAGCTACCGAGTTCGCCTGATAGGAATTTTAGTAATGGCTCTGCTTCGCTTTAGCTTATTCGGGACCGTTACCATTAGTACGGAAGGCAAGCTGTCGCTGGCCGGGGTGTTAGATAATATTTTGCTGGCATCGCTGCTAATCTGGGAAACCAGCCGGGCAGTAGTGCTTTACACGCATCGGCGCTATGCTTTACAACTTTCTATTAAACGGTTTAGCCTGGAAGTTTTAGGCGTGTTTATAGCCAACGGAGTTTTTTACAGCGCCCAACTAATTATGCACGAAGGACTGCAAGCTCTGAAAAAAACAAATCCGCTTTTTATATTATACGGGTTGTTCTATACATTTTTATACGGAGTACTGGTAGCTGCTTTTTACGAATTACTATTTTATATGGAAGCCTGGAAAAAAGCTACCCAAGAAGCCGAAGAGCTAAAAAAAATAAACCTGCTGGTACAATTAGAATCGCTGAAAAACCAGGTGAAACCGCATTTTTTATTTAATAGTTTAAATACCTTAACCGCTTTAGTAGAAAAAGACAAAGCCCAAGCCGTAAAATTTATTGCCGAACTGGCCCAGGTGTATCGCTACTTACTGCAAAGCAACGAGAAAGAATTAATTGCCCTGGTACAAGAGTTACAATTTACGCAAGCTTACTTTTTTTTATTGCGGACCCGGTTCGGCGAAGGTATTTCGCTGCGGGTAGAAGTAGAAGAAGATTTACACTCTTGCCTGATTCCGCCGCTTACTTTGCAAATACTCCTGGAAAATGCCATGAAGCATAATCAAATTTCAGCACGGAAGCCTTTAATCATTACTATTCATGGGGAAGCCGGGGAATGGCTAGTAATTCAAAATAATTTGCAGCCTAAACGGGGAATAATTGCTTCTAACGGCATGGGCCTGGCGAACATTGCGGCAAAGTACAAAATACTGAACCAACCGGAAGTTATTATTTTAAAAGAAGTTGATTTTTTTACCGTAAAAGTTCCTCTTATTAAAGCAGAAGCCGCATGA